The sequence TGGTGTTAGGCTTTTCATCTCAACAGAAAAGGAAGGTGATGCAGATATTTTTCTCGATATAAATGAAACCAATAAGTTTATAGAACTTCTTGAAAGTGCATTATTAAGAGCTTTGAATGAATATAGAGGGTTTTGTGGCCCAGTAATTAGTCCACAATCAGGTGATTTTGATGATGTGGTTAATGCAATATTGCAAGTCGTTTTTGTAGATAAGACTATCGGAATATCTGTTGATGTTGAAGATGTACAAGGAGTTGAACTTTGGCCTGACCTGACTGATGTGGGGAAGTTAATTAATGCACTTCGGGAAGTTAAAGGCAAATGATATTAGGTCTAGCTAATCTAACCGATTTTCAGCATGAACCTAGATTTTGATGGAATCGTAAAAACCCCCGCCTAAATTATCATGTTAAAATTATTGATAAAAATAGCATTTTCTCCATGACACTCCTTCTGACTCTCATACGGTACTTTCAGCGACAGATCGAGATCAAGTCCGATTTTCCCATGAATTTAGTCAGTTAAGGCGCGCAGGGGCGTAGAACCTATCACTTGTCATGATCTGGTCCGTGTTAGCCCTGATTTTATGGAAGAAAAAGCAAATCCTGCTTGGCAAGTAGTACCTATGTTATATAATTTGGCTCCACAATAGAATGTGGCTGAGATTGTGGTAATTCGAGCTTGCCGAGTCGGTGAATCATCGCCAACGAGAAGGTTTCTTCGGTCCTATAACCCCGAGCCCTGTGGCTGATTGCTTTGGCATTGTTATTCATGGCTTCTACGGAGGCATTATTGACTCTGAGATCGAAGTAAGCGAGTATTCCCTCTTCATGCCGCCTCAGCACCCAGGCAAAGTCTCTAAAGGGTTTTATCCTGCTGTGGGTTGCCCACCAGAACCAACGTTTCAGATACTTGGCAGCCCCCAGCCCCTACGCTTGTAGTCCCAGAGCTTTCTGAATAGCTCTGAATCTGCCTAAAATTCTCATGCTGGCAAAGTTTCACCTTTTCTTCTTCGCCCGAGCCCGTAAACGGCTCGGTTTTTTGCTCGCCCTTCCCGGTGGCCCTCGTTCGGGGACGCGTGAGACGACATGGATCAAAAACAGACAAAAGGCAACACAGAGCGCACCATCGAAGAGTACGAGTGCGCCCTGCCCTGGAGAAGGCAGGCGGCTTTCTCGCCGAGGCCACAGCAGGATCCTCGGCGTATGCAGATTGGCCGTGACCCCGCTGGTAAAACCTGACCTCGGTTGACGGCCAGCTTGCCGGTAAGCTACACCTACAATGCCATAGGAAACATCACCTCCAAGACCGTGGGCACAGAGGTCCTCGATTACAAGAAATATGCCTCTCACCATGTTGGATAATGCGCATTTACCGATGTGCCGAGTCCCGCCCTTCGGCAGGATAAACTCCGCGACTTCCCCCCCACAGCGGAGTGACCGGAGACACTATGCCGGTAAAGGCAGGCAGGAGCTTGGGCGGGGTTACAATGGAATGGGCCCGGCTGCGAGCGCAGGCAGCGGAGGCCCATACGGCCGCAGCCCGTAGCCAAAGACCCACTGTTATCTCCTATACACATCACCTCGGAATCGAATAACCTCGATATAGACGATATTTTCGTTGTCATTCACAGAGTAGACGAGCCGGATGTCTCCCACTCTCAGTCGATAGCTGCCCTCCAGCTCTCCCCGCAACCGTTTGATGTTGTAATGTTTGAAAGGGTCCTGGGATAATTTGGCGAAAGCAAGGTTAAGCCGTCTGGCTGTGACGGTATCAGTTTTTTGATAAAATCTGGCAGCCTTTCTGGAGAGCTCTATTTTATACATCCCGTTTGATGGCTTCCCAGCTCACCGTTTTCCCTGTGCGGATATCCTCTTTAGCCTGCCGATAGTCTTCAATAAATCCAGGCTCATTGAGGAGGGCTTGGGTTGCATCTTCTTCGCTTTGCTGCAAGTCTTCCAGAAAATCCAGAGCCATCTTGAGCTTTTCAACAGGAAGCTGCTCGATGGTATCTCGTATCCTGTTTTTTATCTCTGAGATTTCCATAACTGATATCTCCAGCTTGTTGCTTTTGTGTAAAACAACATAACACATGAGATGGAGTAGTGGAAGATTTACTTGGGAACAAAGGGACGGGGATCATTTTGTGCATCTCTCTACCTGGCGTCGACAAAGCTATTTCCTGCTAGCTTCTCTCCTCTAATAACTGCTTAGCTTACGAAAACAGGCTCCTTTCAGAGACTAACACGGGCGCCCATAATAACCTTGCATGGACTCTCGCCACTTGCCCTGACATCAAAAGCCCCTGGCCGCCTCTTGCCACTAGTCTCTGCTCGGAACCTGCAATTTCTTGATTTGATGACCGGTAAGATCCACGAAGCGCTGGAGGTCTTGCCGTGAAATGAGCAGGGTGGTAGTGTTTACCAGCGGATGAAATTGAAAAGTTTCGGATTCCCATAAATTTTCATCCATGATCACTTCCACAGCGCCCTGTCTATCATTGATAATTGCGAATATCGATACGGCCCCCGAGTCTACTCCCAGATACTTTTTGAGCCGTTCAGGGGAGCCAAAACTCAGCCTGCTGGTGCCGAGCCGGCCAGCAAGCGCTTTCAGGTGAAC comes from Deltaproteobacteria bacterium and encodes:
- a CDS encoding transposase, which translates into the protein MGAAKYLKRWFWWATHSRIKPFRDFAWVLRRHEEGILAYFDLRVNNASVEAMNNNAKAISHRARGYRTEETFSLAMIHRLGKLELPQSQPHSIVEPNYIT
- a CDS encoding type II toxin-antitoxin system RelE/ParE family toxin is translated as MYKIELSRKAARFYQKTDTVTARRLNLAFAKLSQDPFKHYNIKRLRGELEGSYRLRVGDIRLVYSVNDNENIVYIEVIRFRGDVYRR
- a CDS encoding prolyl-tRNA synthetase associated domain-containing protein — protein: MIDLYQFLDKHAIKYQRHDHPPVYTVEDVKRLVQPLPGARSKNLFLRDHKGRRHFLLIVPADKRVHLKALAGRLGTSRLSFGSPERLKKYLGVDSGAVSIFAIINDRQGAVEVIMDENLWESETFQFHPLVNTTTLLISRQDLQRFVDLTGHQIKKLQVPSRD